The following are from one region of the Arachis duranensis cultivar V14167 chromosome 10, aradu.V14167.gnm2.J7QH, whole genome shotgun sequence genome:
- the LOC107471963 gene encoding uncharacterized protein LOC107471963 has translation MPDVQALVNDFVNQLKKRKIEGSQATAKQTAEVLRSVISQQRVPHTNQAAALINAVRAVGEQLIAANPVELAVGNIVRRILHIIREEDLSLATAAMAGLGLSVASDDEDDMERSDQPILSAAAVAAAARSTLRPPSLQTLLEDMPDSAAVPHTSSSGGDSEGKSRSVDKGSRGRKLKHDVIEAVNELIQDISTCYEQIAEQAIEHIHQNEVILTLGSSKTVLEFLCAAKEKKRSFKVFVAEGAPRYQGHLLAKDLAARGLQTTVITDSAVFAMISRVNMVIVGAHAVMANGGVIAPVGLNMVALAAQRHAVPFVVLAGSHKLCPLYPHNPEVLLNELRSPSELLDFGEFSDCMDSASGAGSLHIVNPTFDYVPPKLVSLFITDTGGHNPSYMYRLIADYYSADDLVVKGRPTTGS, from the exons ATGCCAGATGTTCAGGCCCTTGTCAATGATTTTGTCAATCAACTTAAAAAAcg TAAAATTGAAGGGTCTCAGGCCACAGCAAAGCAGACAGCGGAGGTGCTTCGGTCTGTGATTTCGCAGCAGCGCGTGCCACACACAAACCAGGCTGCAGCTTTGATTAATGCAGTAAGGGCAGTTGGGGAGCAGCTTATTGCTGCAAATCCTGTTG AGCTAGCAGTGGGAAATATTGTGAGGCGTATTTTACACATTATAAGGGAGGAGGATCTTTCCCTTGCAACAGCTGCTATGGCTGGTTTGGGGCTGTCAGTTGCtagtgatgatgaagatgacATGGAGCGAAGTGACCAGCCCATTCTATCTGCTGCTGCTGTTGCAGCTGCTGCAAGAAGCACCTTGCGTCCACCATCCTTGCAAACTCTTCTAGAGGATATGCCTGATTCAGCTGCTGTTCCACACACGTCTTCCTCAGGGGGTGATTCTGAAGGGAAAAGCAGAT CGGTTGACAAAGGTTCAAGAGGTCGGAAGTTGAAGCATGATGTCATTGAAGCAGTTAATGAACTTATTCAGGACATATCCACTTGCTATGAACAAATAGCTGAGCAAGCAATAGAGCACATTCATCAAAA TGAGGTAATATTGACCCTGGGCAGTTCAAAAACTGTGTTGGAATTTCTTTGTGCTGCAAAGGAAAAAAAGAGATCATTTAAGGTCTTTGTTGCCGAGGGTGCACCAAG ATATCAAGGACACCTCCTTGCAAAAGATTTGGCTGCTAGAGGCTTACAAACCACAGTAATTACTGATTCAGCAGTTTTTGCCATGATTTCCCGAGTTAACATG GTTATAGTTGGAGCTCATGCTGTGATGGCTAATGGTGGAGTGATCGCCCCGGTTGGTTTGAATATGGTTGCACTTGCAGCTCAAAGGCATGCTGTTCCATTTGTCGTACTTGCTGGGAGTCACAAG CTGTGCCCTTTGTATCCGCACAATCCTGAAGTCCTACTGAATGAGCTGAGATCCCCATCTGAGCTACTTGACTTTGGGGAATTCTCAGATTGCATGGATTCTGCTAGCGGCGCTGGCTCTCTTCACATTGTTAATCCAACATTTGATTATGTGCCACCTAAACTCGTTAGTTTGTTTATTACTGACAC TGGAGGGCATAACCCGTCCTATATGTACCGACTCATAGCGGATTACTACTCGGCTGATGATCTGGTGGTGAAAGGAAGGCCTACTACAGGGAGTTGA